Proteins from one uncultured Cohaesibacter sp. genomic window:
- a CDS encoding RnfH family protein: protein MNIGVAYVTPTHKVWLKMEMPDGCTIEEAIHRSGLLDQFPDIDLETQKVGIFGRIAKLGKVLEDGDRVEIYRPITADPDLVERRDQ, encoded by the coding sequence ATGAATATCGGCGTTGCCTATGTCACTCCAACTCATAAGGTCTGGTTGAAGATGGAGATGCCCGACGGCTGCACCATAGAGGAAGCCATTCACAGATCCGGGCTTCTGGACCAGTTTCCCGACATTGACCTAGAAACACAGAAAGTAGGGATTTTCGGGCGCATAGCCAAGCTTGGAAAAGTGCTTGAGGATGGGGATCGGGTAGAAATCTACCGCCCCATCACTGCAGACCCCGATCTCGTTGAACGGCGTGATCAGTAA
- a CDS encoding electron transport complex subunit E, producing MTKSYREITLEGLWTNTILFSQTLALCPLLAVTGTATNGLGLGLATTAVLVASGFLISLLRNFIEPEIRIPAYVLIIAGLVTIVDLFMNAYLHDLYKILGLFIPLIVTNCAILGRAESFASKARVLPSVLDGLMMGVGFTFALILLGAVREILGSGTLFAGASLLLGPSFSFLEMTVIPDYSGFLILILPPGGFIMLSLIIVGKRLIDNQFEKARLVDDDPIEPVGKQITI from the coding sequence ATGACAAAAAGCTATCGCGAGATTACCCTTGAGGGTCTCTGGACCAACACGATCCTCTTTTCGCAAACGCTGGCGCTGTGTCCGCTACTGGCGGTCACCGGCACGGCCACCAACGGACTGGGCCTTGGTCTGGCCACAACGGCGGTCCTCGTGGCCTCAGGCTTCTTGATTTCGCTGCTGCGCAATTTCATCGAACCGGAGATCCGCATTCCCGCCTATGTGCTCATCATTGCCGGTCTGGTGACCATCGTTGATCTGTTCATGAATGCCTATCTACATGATCTCTACAAGATTCTCGGCCTGTTCATTCCACTGATCGTGACCAACTGCGCCATTCTGGGGCGGGCGGAAAGCTTTGCATCCAAGGCTCGCGTCTTACCTTCGGTGCTCGATGGATTGATGATGGGGGTCGGCTTCACCTTTGCGCTCATCCTACTTGGTGCCGTGCGCGAAATTCTGGGCTCAGGCACCCTTTTTGCCGGTGCGTCCCTGTTGCTGGGGCCAAGTTTCAGCTTTTTGGAAATGACTGTCATCCCGGACTATTCCGGATTTCTCATTCTCATTCTACCACCGGGGGGCTTCATCATGCTCAGCCTCATTATTGTCGGTAAGCGGCTGATCGATAATCAGTTTGAAAAGGCACGGCTGGTGGATGACGACCCGATCGAGCCCGTGGGCAAACAGATCACGATATAG
- a CDS encoding RnfABCDGE type electron transport complex subunit G, producing MSDADINADNLQTPDSSPSAWQKSRERLAAFYERHRDNPIYLSVLLGGFCLICALILASSHLATLEPIALRQKEDLQSSLAKVIPAALHDNDLVKDAYALKAADGTETMLYPAYKNGAFAAVAYQVSAVGYGGPILSLIGVDKEGSLLGTEVLMHTETPGLGDRIESSRGDWIKQFTGRSLGDPAPEKWKVKKDGGYFDQLSGATITPRAVVLSVRNGLQFFKAHQEQIVHCPKGICEEGSGS from the coding sequence ATGAGCGATGCGGACATTAATGCAGACAATTTGCAGACGCCGGACTCCTCTCCTTCGGCCTGGCAAAAGAGCCGTGAAAGACTTGCAGCTTTCTATGAGCGCCATCGCGATAACCCGATCTATCTGTCAGTGCTGTTGGGTGGCTTCTGCCTGATCTGCGCCCTCATTCTTGCGTCCAGCCATTTGGCAACACTGGAGCCAATCGCCCTTAGACAAAAGGAAGACCTGCAATCGTCACTCGCCAAGGTCATTCCGGCAGCCTTGCATGACAATGATCTGGTCAAGGATGCCTACGCCCTCAAAGCCGCTGACGGTACAGAGACCATGCTCTATCCGGCCTATAAAAATGGTGCTTTTGCAGCGGTCGCCTATCAGGTGAGTGCCGTGGGCTATGGAGGTCCGATCCTGTCGCTGATCGGCGTGGACAAGGAAGGCTCTCTGCTCGGCACTGAGGTCTTGATGCATACGGAAACACCGGGGTTGGGAGATCGGATAGAGTCCTCTCGCGGAGACTGGATCAAGCAATTTACTGGTCGTTCACTTGGTGATCCTGCTCCTGAAAAGTGGAAGGTAAAGAAAGACGGCGGCTACTTTGACCAGCTATCCGGCGCCACAATCACCCCGCGCGCGGTGGTGTTGTCAGTGCGCAATGGTCTGCAGTTTTTCAAGGCGCATCAAGAGCAAATCGTCCACTGCCCGAAAGGCATTTGCGAAGAAGGAAGCGGATCATGA
- a CDS encoding RnfABCDGE type electron transport complex subunit D has protein sequence MSDVQILAGPYSHSGASVSRTMGLVLLALVPSTAFGFIQFGWPSIYLFLVTVLTAILAESLCLKMAKKPVMLHIMDGSGILTGWLLAMTLPPWAPWWIGAVGSIIAITLAKQAFGGLGQNVFNPAMVARTVLLISCPIQMTQFLGPQPIFADSAPDFLGGLAITFGGHPEIDAITSASLLGTIKTELGRGEVLQQILAQSFDLRNMVIGFAPGSMGETSAILALIGGLFLLATRVISWHIPVAMIGAMCALSGVAHLLDPSHFPSPLVHLVSGTFAFAVFFIATDYVTAPGSPLGKIIFGAGVGTLTFIIRTWAAYPEGVAFAILLMNSTVPLIDTYIKPRIYGRTRKGDPIKLKEAKKGEAR, from the coding sequence ATGAGTGACGTCCAAATTCTGGCTGGTCCCTATTCCCATTCTGGAGCGAGCGTATCGCGCACCATGGGGCTCGTCCTACTGGCGCTGGTGCCCTCCACCGCCTTCGGCTTTATCCAGTTTGGCTGGCCATCCATCTATCTTTTTCTGGTGACAGTCCTTACGGCTATTCTCGCCGAATCCCTCTGCCTGAAAATGGCGAAGAAACCCGTCATGCTGCATATCATGGATGGCTCGGGCATCCTAACGGGCTGGCTTCTCGCCATGACCCTGCCGCCATGGGCACCATGGTGGATCGGGGCTGTCGGCTCGATCATCGCGATCACGCTGGCCAAGCAGGCCTTTGGAGGTCTCGGACAGAATGTCTTTAATCCGGCCATGGTGGCGCGCACAGTTCTGTTGATCTCCTGCCCCATCCAGATGACCCAGTTTCTAGGCCCACAGCCGATTTTTGCCGACTCTGCCCCGGACTTTCTTGGCGGTTTGGCCATTACCTTCGGCGGGCATCCCGAGATTGATGCGATTACCAGCGCGTCCCTTCTGGGCACGATCAAGACCGAGCTGGGCCGCGGCGAAGTGCTTCAGCAGATCCTTGCCCAGTCCTTCGACCTCAGAAATATGGTGATCGGCTTTGCACCCGGCTCAATGGGAGAAACCTCTGCTATTCTGGCCCTCATCGGCGGCCTTTTTCTGCTCGCTACCCGCGTCATCAGCTGGCACATACCGGTAGCCATGATCGGAGCCATGTGCGCCCTTTCCGGCGTTGCCCATCTGCTCGATCCAAGCCATTTCCCAAGCCCGCTCGTGCATCTGGTTTCGGGCACCTTTGCCTTTGCGGTCTTCTTTATCGCCACGGATTATGTCACCGCACCCGGCTCGCCCCTGGGCAAGATCATTTTCGGGGCTGGGGTCGGCACGCTGACCTTCATCATTCGCACCTGGGCTGCATATCCTGAAGGCGTTGCCTTCGCGATCCTTTTGATGAATTCAACCGTGCCTCTGATTGATACCTATATCAAGCCGCGCATCTATGGCCGCACCCGAAAAGGCGACCCGATCAAGCTGAAAGAAGCCAAGAAGGGAGAGGCAAGATGA